In Streptomyces chartreusis NRRL 3882, the following are encoded in one genomic region:
- a CDS encoding DUF4442 domain-containing protein has product MSADQMSIGEMLAATVPMARTLNLEFLETTPERAVVSLPDQGEYHNHVGGPHAGAMFTLGESASGAIVLAAFGDQLSRAVPLAVSAEIAYKKLAMGAVTATATLGRPAAEVVAELDAGGRPEFPVSIAIQRADGAVTGEMTVVWTLRPNG; this is encoded by the coding sequence ATGAGCGCAGACCAGATGTCCATCGGCGAGATGCTCGCCGCCACGGTGCCCATGGCCCGGACCCTGAACCTCGAATTCCTCGAGACGACGCCGGAGCGGGCGGTGGTGTCCCTGCCCGACCAGGGCGAGTACCACAACCACGTGGGCGGGCCGCACGCCGGGGCGATGTTCACGCTCGGCGAGTCCGCGAGCGGGGCGATCGTGCTGGCCGCGTTCGGGGACCAGCTCTCGCGCGCCGTGCCGCTCGCCGTCAGCGCCGAGATCGCCTACAAGAAGCTGGCGATGGGCGCGGTCACCGCGACCGCGACCCTCGGCCGCCCGGCCGCCGAGGTCGTCGCCGAACTGGACGCGGGCGGGCGCCCGGAGTTCCCCGTGTCCATCGCCATCCAGCGGGCCGACGGTGCGGTCACCGGCGAGATGACCGTGGTCTGGACGCTGCGCCCCAACGGCTGA
- a CDS encoding DedA family protein, giving the protein MHVQEWLETVPAVAVYALVGLVIGLESLGIPLPGEIILVSSALLASQHGHIDPVVLGASATAGAIIGDSIGYAIGRKGGRPLLAWLGKKFPKHFSEGHIATAERSFEKWGMWAVFFGRFVALLRIFAGPLAGVLRMPYWKFLIANVLGGIVWAGGTTAVIYYVGIVAESWLKRFSWLGLVAAVLVGLTSMLILKRRAKKAGQNLEVTEAQAS; this is encoded by the coding sequence TTGCACGTCCAGGAGTGGCTCGAAACGGTACCCGCGGTCGCCGTCTACGCACTGGTGGGACTGGTCATCGGCCTGGAAAGCCTGGGCATCCCGCTGCCGGGCGAGATCATCCTGGTCTCCTCCGCCCTGCTGGCCTCCCAGCACGGCCACATCGACCCCGTCGTCCTCGGCGCCAGCGCCACGGCCGGCGCGATCATCGGCGACTCGATCGGCTACGCCATCGGCCGCAAGGGCGGCCGCCCCCTGCTGGCCTGGCTGGGCAAGAAGTTCCCCAAGCACTTCAGCGAGGGCCACATCGCCACGGCCGAGCGGTCCTTCGAGAAGTGGGGCATGTGGGCCGTCTTCTTCGGCCGCTTCGTCGCCCTCCTCCGCATCTTCGCGGGCCCACTCGCCGGTGTGCTCCGCATGCCGTACTGGAAGTTCCTCATCGCCAACGTCCTCGGCGGCATCGTCTGGGCAGGCGGCACGACGGCGGTCATCTACTACGTGGGCATCGTCGCCGAGTCCTGGCTGAAGCGCTTCTCGTGGCTGGGCCTGGTGGCAGCGGTCCTCGTCGGCCTCACGTCGATGCTGATCCTCAAGCGCAGGGCGAAGAAGGCGGGCCAGAACCTGGAAGTGACGGAGGCGCAGGCCTCCTAG
- the tuf gene encoding elongation factor Tu, whose product MSKTAYVRTKPHLNIGTMGHVDHGKTTLTAAITKVLAERGTGTYVPFDRIDRAPEEAARGITINIAHVEYETDTRHYAHVDMPGHADYVKNMVTGAAQLDGAILVVSALDGIMPQTAEHVLLARQVGVDHIVVALNKADAGDEELTDLVELEVRDLLTAHGYGGDSVPVVRVSGLKALAGDPRWTASIEALLDAVDTYVPMPERYLDAPFLLSVENVLTITGRGTVVTGAVERGTVRVGDKVEVLGASVETVVTGLETFGKPMEEAQAGDNVALLLRGVPRDAVRRGHVVAAPGSVKPRRRFSAQVYVLSAREGGRTTPVSSGYRPQFYIRTADVVGVVDLGEVAVARPGDTVAMTVELGREVPLEPGLGFAIREGGRTVGAGTVTVVG is encoded by the coding sequence ATGTCCAAGACGGCCTACGTCCGCACGAAACCACATCTCAACATCGGCACGATGGGTCATGTCGACCACGGCAAGACGACCCTGACGGCCGCGATCACCAAGGTCCTCGCCGAGCGCGGCACCGGCACGTACGTGCCGTTCGACCGGATCGACCGAGCGCCCGAGGAGGCGGCGCGCGGCATCACCATCAACATCGCGCACGTCGAGTACGAGACCGACACCAGGCACTACGCGCACGTCGACATGCCGGGCCATGCCGACTACGTCAAGAACATGGTCACCGGCGCCGCGCAGCTCGACGGGGCGATCCTCGTCGTCTCCGCGCTCGACGGGATCATGCCGCAGACCGCCGAACACGTACTGCTCGCCCGGCAGGTGGGCGTCGACCACATCGTGGTCGCCCTCAACAAGGCCGACGCGGGGGACGAGGAACTGACCGACCTGGTCGAGCTGGAGGTCCGCGACCTGCTCACCGCGCACGGCTACGGCGGCGACTCCGTACCCGTCGTACGCGTCTCGGGACTGAAGGCACTGGCGGGTGACCCGCGCTGGACTGCCTCGATCGAGGCGCTGCTCGACGCGGTGGACACGTATGTGCCGATGCCGGAGCGGTATCTGGACGCACCGTTTCTGCTGTCCGTGGAGAACGTGCTGACCATCACCGGGCGGGGGACCGTGGTGACCGGTGCGGTGGAGCGGGGCACGGTGCGGGTCGGGGACAAGGTCGAGGTGCTCGGGGCTTCCGTGGAGACGGTGGTCACGGGGCTGGAGACCTTCGGCAAGCCGATGGAGGAGGCGCAGGCCGGGGACAACGTGGCGCTGCTGCTGCGGGGGGTTCCCCGGGACGCTGTCCGGCGGGGGCACGTGGTGGCCGCGCCGGGGAGTGTGAAGCCGCGGCGGCGTTTCTCGGCGCAGGTGTATGTCCTGTCGGCTCGGGAGGGTGGGCGGACGACGCCCGTCTCCTCCGGGTACCGGCCGCAGTTCTACATCCGGACCGCGGATGTGGTGGGGGTGGTCGACCTCGGTGAGGTGGCGGTGGCTCGGCCCGGCGACACGGTTGCCATGACTGTGGAGCTGGGGCGGGAGGTGCCGTTGGAGCCGGGGCTCGGGTTCGCCATTCGTGAGGGTGGGCGGACCGTGGGGGCCGGGACCGTGACCGTGGTGGGTTGA
- a CDS encoding phosphoketolase, which produces MPEAPRQDSSTQPTDEELRTLDAHWRAANYLAAGQIYLLANPLLTEPLRPEHIKPRLLGHWGTSPGLNLVHTHLNRVIRNRALDVLCIWGPGHGGPSVLANSWLEGSYTERYPDVTRDAQGMELLLRQFSFPGGVPSHVAPEVPGSIHEGGELGYSLAHAYGAALDHPGLLVACVIGDGEAETGPLAGSWHANKFLDPVHDGAVLPILHLNGYKIANPTVLSRLPESELDALLRGYGHEPIHVSGDDPAAVHRAMAQAMDTALDRIAEAQRAAREEGATERPHWPVIVLRTPKGWTGPAEVDGEPVEGTWRSHQVPLAGVRDNPEHLRQLEAWLRSYRPEELFDAEGRPVADVLACVPEGGRRLGATPYANGGLLVRDLPIPPLDDFAVPVDKPGTTLHEPTRVLGDLLAQVMRDTADRRDFRLVGPDETASNRLQAVYAASGKAWQAGTLDIDEDLDRHGRVMEVLSEHLCQGWLEGYLLTGRHGLFSCYEAFVHIVDSMVNQHIKWLRTSRRLPWRAPIASLNYLLTSHVWRQDHNGFSHQDPGFVDHVLNKSPEVVRVYLPPDANTLLSVADHALRSRDYVNVVVAGKQPCFDWLSMDEARVHCARGAGIWEWAGSEDGSREPDVVLACAGDVPTQETLAAAHLLRRHLPDLSVRLVNVVDLARLLPREEHPHGMNDFEYDGLFTADKPVIFAYHGYPWLIHRLAYRRAGHQHLHVRGYKEAGTTTTPFDMVVRNDLDRYRLVMDVIDRVPGLAVRATAVRQRMADARTRHHAWIREHGTDLPEVAEWNWNA; this is translated from the coding sequence ATGCCGGAGGCCCCGCGCCAGGACAGCAGCACGCAACCGACCGACGAGGAACTGCGCACGCTGGACGCCCACTGGCGGGCCGCCAACTACCTGGCGGCCGGCCAGATCTACCTGCTGGCGAACCCGCTGCTGACCGAGCCGCTGCGGCCCGAGCACATCAAACCGCGGCTGCTGGGCCACTGGGGCACCTCGCCCGGACTCAACCTCGTCCACACGCACCTCAACCGGGTGATCAGGAACCGCGCGCTGGACGTGCTGTGCATCTGGGGCCCGGGCCACGGCGGCCCGTCGGTGCTGGCCAACTCCTGGCTCGAGGGCAGCTACACCGAGAGGTACCCGGACGTGACGCGGGACGCGCAGGGCATGGAGCTGTTGCTGCGGCAGTTCTCGTTCCCCGGCGGCGTGCCCAGCCACGTCGCCCCGGAGGTGCCCGGCTCGATCCACGAGGGCGGCGAACTCGGCTACTCCCTCGCCCACGCCTACGGCGCCGCCCTCGACCACCCCGGCCTGCTGGTCGCCTGCGTGATCGGCGACGGAGAGGCCGAGACCGGCCCGCTGGCCGGATCCTGGCACGCCAACAAGTTCCTCGACCCCGTCCACGACGGTGCCGTCCTGCCGATCCTGCACCTCAACGGCTACAAGATCGCCAACCCGACCGTGCTGTCCCGCCTCCCGGAGTCCGAGCTCGACGCGCTCCTGCGCGGCTACGGCCACGAGCCGATCCACGTCAGCGGCGACGACCCGGCCGCCGTCCACCGCGCGATGGCCCAGGCGATGGACACCGCGCTCGACCGCATCGCCGAGGCACAGCGCGCCGCCCGCGAGGAGGGCGCGACCGAGCGCCCGCACTGGCCGGTGATCGTGCTGCGCACCCCGAAGGGGTGGACCGGCCCGGCCGAGGTCGACGGCGAGCCGGTCGAGGGCACCTGGCGCTCCCACCAGGTGCCGCTGGCCGGCGTCCGCGACAACCCGGAACACCTGCGCCAACTGGAGGCCTGGCTGCGCTCCTACCGGCCCGAGGAGCTGTTCGACGCCGAGGGCCGGCCGGTCGCGGACGTCCTCGCCTGCGTGCCCGAGGGCGGCAGGCGGCTCGGCGCCACCCCGTACGCCAACGGCGGGCTGCTCGTCCGCGACCTGCCGATCCCGCCCCTGGACGACTTCGCCGTCCCCGTCGACAAGCCGGGCACGACCCTGCACGAGCCCACGCGCGTCCTCGGCGACCTCCTGGCCCAGGTCATGCGGGACACCGCCGACCGTCGTGACTTCCGCCTGGTCGGCCCGGACGAGACCGCCTCCAACCGGCTGCAGGCGGTCTACGCCGCCAGCGGCAAGGCCTGGCAGGCGGGCACCCTCGACATCGACGAGGACCTCGACCGGCACGGCCGGGTGATGGAGGTCCTCTCCGAACACCTCTGCCAGGGCTGGCTGGAGGGCTATCTGCTCACCGGCCGGCACGGGCTGTTCTCCTGCTACGAGGCGTTCGTGCACATCGTCGACTCGATGGTCAACCAGCACATCAAATGGCTGCGCACCTCCCGGCGACTGCCGTGGCGCGCCCCTATCGCCTCCCTCAACTACCTGCTGACCTCCCACGTGTGGCGGCAGGACCACAACGGCTTCTCCCACCAGGACCCCGGCTTCGTCGACCACGTCCTCAACAAGAGTCCCGAGGTCGTCCGGGTCTACCTCCCGCCGGACGCCAACACCCTGCTGTCCGTCGCGGACCACGCCCTGCGCAGCCGCGACTACGTCAACGTCGTCGTGGCCGGCAAGCAGCCCTGCTTCGACTGGCTGTCGATGGACGAGGCCCGGGTCCACTGCGCCCGCGGCGCCGGCATCTGGGAGTGGGCCGGCAGCGAGGACGGCTCCCGCGAGCCCGACGTGGTGCTGGCCTGCGCCGGTGACGTCCCCACCCAGGAGACCCTGGCCGCCGCGCACCTGCTGCGCCGGCACCTGCCCGACCTGTCCGTCCGCCTGGTGAACGTCGTCGACCTCGCCCGGCTGCTGCCCCGGGAAGAACACCCGCACGGCATGAACGACTTCGAGTACGACGGCCTCTTCACGGCCGACAAGCCGGTGATCTTCGCCTACCACGGCTACCCCTGGCTGATCCACCGCCTCGCCTACCGCCGCGCCGGCCACCAGCACCTGCACGTGCGCGGCTACAAGGAGGCCGGCACCACCACCACGCCCTTCGACATGGTCGTCCGCAACGACCTCGACCGCTATCGCCTCGTCATGGACGTCATCGACCGCGTCCCGGGTCTCGCCGTGCGGGCCACGGCCGTACGCCAGCGGATGGCCGACGCCCGCACCCGCCACCACGCCTGGATCCGCGAGCACGGTACGGACCTGCCCGAGGTCGCCGAGTGGAACTGGAACGCCTGA
- a CDS encoding MFS transporter, with protein MTSPPTPTASARRPRRPAWAGRNYSLLTAAAVVTNLGSQGALVAAAFAVLETGGDGGDVGLVAAARMLPLVLFLLIGGAVADRLPRHRVMVAANALNCVSQAAFAALVLTGDPRLWQMMLLAALGGTGQAFFGPAAEGMLMSSVSGEQAGRAFAVFRMAMQGAALGGAAVGGAMVAVIGPGWVLAADAAAFAVAGVLRAFLDVGHIPPRAPGGGLLADLREGWREFSGRAWLWAVVVQFSIANAVVSAADAVYGPLVARDHLGGAGPWGLALGAFGAGTVAGAVLMTRWKPRRLLLAGTLCVFPLALPSAALAVPVPIGVLYVVMFVAGATIEVFGVSWMTALHQEIPEDKLSRVSAYDWFGSVALVPLATAAAGPAEEAFGRTAALWGCAGLVVLVTAAALCVPDIRNLRRRTAPVARGGTGHASADAERPVGGLG; from the coding sequence GTGACCTCGCCCCCCACCCCCACCGCCTCCGCCCGACGCCCCCGCCGGCCCGCCTGGGCGGGGCGCAACTACTCCCTGCTCACCGCCGCCGCGGTCGTCACCAACCTGGGCAGCCAGGGAGCCCTGGTCGCCGCGGCGTTCGCCGTGCTCGAAACGGGCGGCGACGGCGGTGACGTCGGCCTGGTCGCGGCGGCCCGCATGCTCCCCCTGGTGCTGTTCCTGCTGATCGGCGGCGCCGTCGCGGACCGGCTGCCCCGGCACCGCGTCATGGTGGCGGCCAACGCCCTGAACTGCGTCTCCCAGGCCGCCTTCGCCGCCCTCGTGCTGACCGGGGATCCCCGGCTGTGGCAGATGATGCTGCTCGCCGCCCTCGGCGGCACCGGCCAGGCCTTCTTCGGCCCGGCCGCCGAGGGCATGCTGATGTCCTCCGTCTCGGGCGAGCAGGCGGGCCGCGCGTTCGCGGTGTTCCGGATGGCGATGCAGGGCGCGGCCCTGGGCGGCGCCGCGGTCGGCGGTGCCATGGTCGCCGTGATCGGGCCCGGCTGGGTGCTGGCGGCGGACGCGGCGGCCTTCGCCGTCGCCGGGGTGCTGCGGGCCTTCCTCGACGTCGGTCACATCCCGCCGCGCGCACCGGGCGGTGGTCTGCTCGCCGATCTGCGGGAGGGCTGGCGGGAGTTCTCCGGCCGGGCGTGGCTGTGGGCCGTCGTCGTCCAGTTCTCGATCGCCAACGCGGTCGTCTCCGCCGCCGACGCGGTGTACGGCCCGCTCGTCGCCCGGGACCACCTGGGCGGCGCGGGCCCGTGGGGCCTCGCCCTGGGCGCGTTCGGGGCGGGCACCGTCGCCGGGGCCGTGTTGATGACCCGCTGGAAACCCCGCCGCCTGCTCCTCGCCGGCACCCTCTGCGTCTTCCCCCTGGCCCTGCCCTCGGCCGCGCTCGCCGTGCCGGTGCCGATCGGGGTGCTCTACGTGGTGATGTTCGTCGCCGGCGCTACGATCGAGGTGTTCGGCGTGTCCTGGATGACGGCCCTGCACCAGGAGATCCCCGAGGACAAGCTCTCCCGCGTCTCGGCGTACGACTGGTTCGGCTCGGTCGCGCTGGTACCGCTCGCCACGGCCGCGGCCGGCCCCGCCGAGGAGGCGTTCGGCCGTACGGCCGCGCTGTGGGGCTGCGCCGGCCTGGTCGTCCTGGTCACGGCGGCCGCGCTGTGCGTACCGGACATACGCAACCTGCGGCGCAGGACCGCCCCGGTGGCCCGAGGCGGCACCGGGCACGCGTCAGCCGATGCCGAACGCCCCGTCGGGGGGCTCGGGTGA
- a CDS encoding spermidine synthase: MKDSIPVARSVDHGFAKLMPDVDRERAWLLTVDGAPQSYVDLDEPTHLEFEYARRLGHVLDVVAEPGAALDVLHLGGGALTLPRYVAVTRPGARQDVVEADRGLLELVSEHLPLPDGARVTLHASDARAWLENAPSDAADVIVADVFGGSRVPAHLTSVDYVREAVRVLRDGGFYLANLPDAAPFAFLRSQLATLATVFEELVLIAEPGVLRGRRFGNAVLVAGHQPVDVAALARLMAADVFPARVEHGAALRDFIGDARAVRDEDAVPSPEPPDGAFGIG, encoded by the coding sequence GTGAAGGACTCCATTCCCGTCGCCCGGTCCGTCGATCATGGGTTTGCCAAGCTGATGCCCGACGTCGACCGGGAACGGGCCTGGTTGCTGACCGTCGACGGGGCGCCGCAGTCCTATGTGGATCTGGACGAGCCGACGCATCTGGAGTTCGAGTACGCGCGGCGGCTCGGGCATGTGCTGGATGTCGTGGCGGAGCCGGGGGCCGCGTTGGACGTGCTGCACCTCGGCGGGGGGGCGCTGACCCTGCCCCGGTACGTGGCCGTGACCCGGCCGGGGGCACGGCAGGACGTCGTCGAGGCCGATCGGGGGCTGCTGGAGTTGGTGTCCGAGCACCTGCCGCTGCCGGACGGGGCGCGGGTCACGCTGCACGCGTCGGATGCCCGGGCGTGGCTGGAAAACGCTCCCTCGGACGCGGCGGACGTCATCGTGGCCGATGTGTTCGGCGGGTCGCGGGTGCCGGCGCATCTGACGTCCGTCGACTACGTCCGCGAGGCCGTGCGGGTGCTGCGGGACGGTGGGTTCTATCTCGCGAATCTGCCCGACGCCGCGCCCTTCGCCTTTCTGCGGTCGCAACTCGCCACCCTGGCCACCGTCTTCGAGGAACTCGTGCTGATCGCCGAGCCGGGGGTGCTGCGGGGACGGCGGTTCGGGAACGCGGTGCTCGTGGCCGGGCACCAGCCGGTCGACGTCGCCGCCCTGGCCCGGCTCATGGCCGCCGACGTCTTCCCGGCCCGGGTCGAACACGGCGCCGCCCTGCGGGACTTCATCGGGGACGCGCGGGCCGTGCGGGACGAGGACGCCGTGCCGTCACCCGAGCCCCCCGACGGGGCGTTCGGCATCGGCTGA
- a CDS encoding RICIN domain-containing protein, whose protein sequence is MQSPYPPRPPYPPRPGAGPADSDRHLLARVGDPGEGPRAVALLLARHWRAVYEYAVICLASSEDSASMAAAAAFRRELARPGGGALRPRLLAAVRDAVREWAADDGICGVLPELRKTVGARGLRAARSVTAERRRLAERAFGALPGASQCLLWHTEVEAEPISVPAGLLGVDVRTASAALEQAREQFRAGCVRAHRELAPTQECRFYNRLLDVPMRRGGALLPDVQRHLMACRYCRHAAEQLSHFEGGLEDLLVETVLGWGARRYLESRPGRDRGRGALSAAGAGGRHRLRAQALPAGGRPGPSRRHTKALAAAVGVTSLVLLATLLAARGWTEEGGTVTPRATWGAVSGHSVAPDSTGTSSAGLPSAASAGHPAEVARGRLRNLDAGLCLGVRGGRPRADARMVLTSCSAAGPLQWSYQDDGMLRSAADPTLCLGSDTAEGSVVLAGCLVHEGVVRYDLTVRGELLPRGGKGLALARGTGRNVVVAGRDGSAAQRWALEPEVGSGGAAAGDFGDAREPGERRGQDAPRESRGQESRREKELYDGAPPGHRPEPPRSDSGDLPQERYETRFAQADCCGAAEPGRAPGDTGTPGTDVLGPVPHADVLGSATAPVTTAVMTTLHSTALP, encoded by the coding sequence GTGCAATCCCCCTACCCCCCACGCCCCCCGTACCCGCCGCGCCCCGGAGCGGGTCCCGCGGATTCCGATCGCCATCTCCTCGCCCGGGTCGGTGATCCCGGCGAAGGCCCGCGCGCGGTCGCCCTGTTGCTGGCCCGGCACTGGCGGGCGGTGTACGAGTACGCCGTGATCTGCCTGGCCTCCTCCGAGGATTCGGCGTCCATGGCGGCCGCCGCCGCGTTCCGCCGGGAACTCGCCCGGCCGGGCGGCGGCGCGCTGCGCCCGCGGCTGCTCGCGGCCGTCCGGGACGCGGTCCGGGAATGGGCCGCCGACGACGGCATTTGCGGAGTACTGCCGGAACTCCGCAAAACCGTCGGCGCGCGCGGACTGCGTGCCGCGCGGTCCGTGACGGCCGAAAGGCGGCGGCTCGCCGAGCGCGCATTCGGGGCCCTTCCGGGGGCGTCCCAATGCCTGCTCTGGCATACCGAGGTCGAGGCCGAGCCCATATCCGTACCGGCCGGTCTGCTGGGAGTGGACGTCCGTACCGCGTCGGCCGCGCTGGAGCAGGCGCGTGAGCAATTCCGGGCGGGTTGCGTCCGGGCCCACCGGGAACTCGCGCCGACGCAGGAATGCCGCTTCTACAACCGGCTGCTGGACGTTCCGATGCGTCGCGGCGGGGCTCTGCTGCCGGACGTGCAACGGCATCTGATGGCCTGCCGCTACTGCCGGCACGCCGCCGAGCAACTCAGCCATTTCGAGGGCGGGTTGGAGGACCTGCTCGTGGAGACGGTGCTCGGCTGGGGCGCCCGCCGCTACCTCGAATCACGGCCCGGCCGGGACCGGGGCCGGGGTGCCCTGTCCGCGGCCGGAGCCGGTGGCCGCCACCGGCTTAGGGCCCAGGCCCTGCCGGCGGGCGGCCGGCCCGGGCCTTCGAGAAGACACACCAAGGCGCTGGCCGCCGCGGTCGGGGTGACCTCCCTCGTGCTGCTCGCGACGCTGCTCGCCGCCCGGGGCTGGACGGAGGAGGGCGGCACCGTCACCCCACGGGCCACCTGGGGAGCGGTCAGCGGCCACTCCGTCGCCCCCGACTCCACCGGAACCTCCTCGGCCGGGCTCCCGTCGGCCGCGTCCGCCGGCCACCCCGCCGAAGTGGCCCGCGGACGGCTGCGCAACCTCGACGCAGGCCTGTGCCTCGGCGTCCGGGGCGGCCGGCCCCGGGCCGACGCCCGCATGGTGCTGACCTCGTGCTCCGCCGCCGGGCCCCTCCAGTGGTCGTACCAGGACGACGGCATGCTGCGCAGCGCCGCCGACCCCACGCTCTGCCTCGGCTCCGACACCGCCGAGGGCTCGGTCGTCCTGGCCGGCTGCCTCGTGCACGAGGGAGTGGTGCGCTACGACCTGACCGTGCGCGGCGAACTCCTGCCGCGCGGCGGCAAGGGGCTGGCCCTTGCCCGTGGCACGGGCCGGAACGTGGTCGTCGCCGGGCGCGACGGATCCGCGGCGCAACGCTGGGCGCTGGAACCGGAGGTGGGGTCGGGGGGCGCCGCGGCGGGGGATTTTGGGGATGCGCGGGAGCCGGGGGAGCGGCGGGGCCAGGACGCGCCTCGGGAGAGCCGCGGGCAGGAGAGCCGCCGGGAGAAGGAGCTGTACGACGGGGCCCCGCCCGGGCATCGGCCCGAGCCCCCGCGCAGCGACTCCGGGGATCTGCCGCAGGAGCGGTACGAGACGCGGTTCGCCCAGGCGGACTGCTGCGGCGCGGCCGAACCGGGACGGGCCCCCGGCGACACCGGCACGCCCGGTACCGATGTCCTCGGCCCGGTGCCCCACGCCGACGTACTGGGGTCCGCGACAGCCCCCGTGACGACGGCCGTGATGACGACGCTCCACTCCACCGCGCTCCCGTAG
- a CDS encoding TVP38/TMEM64 family protein, whose translation MLDATTRSGGTATASPRASTAELAVAVPSATTASPVPSTGFAARCTRVLLSPWSRLSLLVALLAAGACGVLLFEPQRLLTQGWPPQLSGAMAALVFAVAYGVCTVAFVPRPLLNLAAGALFGSQLGTGVALAGTVLGAGIAFCLGRALGQDALRPLLRGRWLKAADGQLSRHGFRSMLAVRLFPGVPFWAANYCASVSRMGLLPFLLATGLGSIPNTAAYVVAGARASTPTSPAFLIALACIALPALAGVVVAWRKRHRLRQL comes from the coding sequence ATGCTCGATGCCACCACCCGCTCTGGGGGCACCGCCACGGCCTCTCCCCGGGCCAGCACCGCGGAGCTCGCCGTCGCCGTCCCCTCGGCAACGACCGCCTCGCCCGTCCCGTCCACCGGTTTCGCCGCTCGCTGCACGAGAGTTCTGCTCTCCCCGTGGTCGAGGCTGTCCCTGCTCGTCGCGCTGCTCGCCGCCGGGGCGTGCGGGGTGCTGCTGTTCGAGCCGCAGCGGCTGCTGACGCAGGGCTGGCCGCCGCAGCTCTCCGGAGCCATGGCGGCGCTGGTGTTCGCGGTGGCGTACGGCGTGTGCACGGTGGCGTTCGTGCCCAGGCCGCTGCTGAACCTGGCGGCGGGGGCGCTGTTCGGTTCGCAACTGGGCACCGGAGTGGCGCTGGCGGGCACGGTGCTCGGTGCCGGGATCGCCTTCTGCCTGGGCCGGGCGCTGGGCCAGGACGCCCTGCGGCCGCTGCTGCGCGGGCGCTGGCTGAAGGCCGCGGACGGCCAGCTCAGCCGGCACGGCTTCCGCTCGATGCTCGCGGTGCGGCTCTTCCCCGGTGTGCCGTTCTGGGCCGCGAACTACTGCGCCTCGGTCTCCCGCATGGGCCTGCTGCCGTTCCTGCTGGCCACGGGCCTCGGCTCGATCCCGAACACCGCCGCCTACGTCGTCGCCGGCGCCCGCGCCTCCACCCCGACGTCGCCCGCCTTCCTGATCGCCCTGGCCTGTATCGCCCTGCCCGCGCTGGCGGGTGTGGTGGTGGCCTGGCGCAAGCGGCACCGCCTGCGCCAGCTCTGA
- a CDS encoding gamma carbonic anhydrase family protein encodes MGQRAMITGIGGREPEIDETAFVAPTASVIGGVTLGAGASVWYGAVLRGDVEAISVGASSNVQDNCTLHADPGFPVTVGERVSIGHNAVVHGATVEDDCLVGMGATVLNGAVIGAGSLVAAQALVPQGMVVPPGSLVAGVPAKVRRELSEEERQGITLNGTMYAELAKAHREVHA; translated from the coding sequence ATGGGACAGCGGGCGATGATCACGGGCATCGGCGGCAGGGAGCCGGAGATCGACGAGACGGCGTTCGTGGCGCCGACGGCGTCGGTGATCGGGGGCGTGACGCTGGGTGCGGGGGCGAGTGTCTGGTACGGGGCGGTGCTGCGGGGCGACGTCGAGGCGATCTCCGTCGGGGCGAGCAGCAACGTCCAGGACAACTGCACGCTGCATGCGGACCCCGGGTTCCCGGTGACGGTGGGTGAGCGGGTCAGCATCGGTCACAACGCGGTGGTGCACGGCGCGACCGTCGAGGACGACTGTCTGGTCGGGATGGGGGCGACGGTCCTGAACGGGGCGGTGATCGGGGCCGGGTCGCTCGTCGCCGCGCAGGCGCTGGTGCCGCAGGGCATGGTGGTGCCGCCCGGGTCGCTGGTGGCGGGGGTGCCGGCGAAGGTCCGGCGCGAGCTGTCGGAGGAGGAGCGCCAGGGGATCACCCTCAACGGCACGATGTACGCCGAGCTGGCGAAGGCGCATCGCGAGGTGCATGCGTAG